From Trichomycterus rosablanca isolate fTriRos1 chromosome 27, fTriRos1.hap1, whole genome shotgun sequence, a single genomic window includes:
- the mphosph10 gene encoding U3 small nucleolar ribonucleoprotein protein MPP10, which translates to MAQGSESDPLHECLQLLKSSTAQPDLFLSVQDGLAADFTSLTKDLYDLHKAEKLDVWKGSPLEQLMVKNFDEEQIWQELELQNSAVLSQFESAVDVAIGDDALTLLEDSEEEEEEEEEEEGGESGTDQDENEEDEEDDDDEKEKENRLKLKSANEEELYDEDSDIDFDVDELEKESKQKKKPGTKSQKPGTVSEVDDRFFKLSDMETFLDDMDKMEGKASTGEEIDYFQDLPSDEEEELTFDKPAASKAKKLKSSRNIKYKDYFVDEESEEQDPDKNEESEPDFEEEEEEENYEDYEDADDGEDFEDDDPEGQKARDALRKVTFDLPSDSEGEDIEEILGGKAKNVGKPESKSAFEIRQEKMAEKISELEKAALAEKPWQLTGEVTAQTRPENSMLEEDVDFDQASRTAPAVTEETTLQLEDIIKQRIKDQAWDDVVRKEKPKEEVFEYKKRLTLDHEKSKLSLAEVYEQEYIKKTQEKKTEEEENPAHVEIQKLMDTLFLKLDALSNFHFTPKPHIPEVKVISNLPSITIEEVAPVSVSDGTLLAPEEIKGKNKAGNVLGDSEKTATDKKRDRRTKKKLKRLKIQEKEKKMKLKEAANDGKMNKKSKAQVQETLKKLTKGGKAKVLTDDGMDKALRSSQAFFSQLQDQVKSQIKGSKHQAGKKKQKEVSASKLKL; encoded by the exons ATGGCGCAGGGGAGTGAGAGTGATCCACTGCACGAGTGTTTACAGCTTTTAAAGAGCAGTACAGCACAACCAGATCTCTTCTTAAG TGTACAGGATGGATTGGCAGCAGACTTCACGTCCCTCACAAAGGACCTCTATGACTTACACAAGGCTGAAAAGCTGGACGTGTGGAAGGGCAGCCCCCTGGAGCAGCTGATGGTGAAGAACTTTGACGAGGAGCAGATCTGGCAGGAGCTTGAGCTACAGAACTCGGCTGTGCTCTCTCAGTTTGAGAGCGCGGTCGACGTGGCCATCGGTGACGATGCATTGACTCTGTTGGAAGAttcggaggaggaggaggaggaggaagaggaggaggaaggtGGTGAAAGTGGCACAGACCAGGACGAAAATGAAGAGGATGAGGAAGATGATGACGacgagaaagaaaaagaaaacagactGAAGCTCAAGTCAGCCAACGAGGAAGAGCTTTATGACGAGGACTCGGATATCGATTTTGATGTTGATGAATTAGAAAAAGAATCCAAACAAAAGAAGAAGCCGGGAACAAAGTCACAGAAACCCGGGACTGTGTCAGAGGTGGACGACAGGTTTTTTAAGCTGTCAGACATGGAGACTTTCCTGGATGACATGGACAAGATGGAAGGGAAAGCGAGCACAGGTGAAGAAATCGATTACTTTCAGGATTTACCATCCGATGAAGAGGAGGAACTAACGTTTGATAAGCCTGCTGCATCAAAAGCAAAAAAG TTAAAAAGCTCcagaaatataaaatacaaagatTACTTTGTAGACGAAGAGTCCGAGGAACAGGATCCAGATAAGAACGAGGAATCGGAGCCTGActttgaagaagaagaagaagaggagaaTTACGAGGATTACGAGGATGCAGATGATGGAGAGGATTTTGAGGA TGATGACCCTGAGGGCCAGAAAGCCAGAGATGCTCTGCGTAAGGTGACCTTTGACCTACCCAGTGACAGTGAAGGAGAAGATATTGAGGAGATTCTGGGTGGTAAAGCTAAAAATGTTGGAAAACCAGAGAGCAAGTCAGCGTTTGAGATAAGACAAGAGAAG ATGGCAGAAAAGATCTCTGAGCTCGAGAAGGCGGCGTTGGCTGAGAAACCCTGGCAGCTGACAGGAGAGGTGACGGCTCAGACCCGACCAGAGAACAGCATGCTGGAGGAGGATGTGGATTTCGATCAGGCCTCCAGGACGG CTCCTGCAGTCACAGAGGAGACCACACTGCAGCTCGAAGACATCATCAAGCAGAGAATTAAAGATCAG GCGTGGGACGATGTGGTGAGGAAGGAGAAGCCGAAGGAGGAGGTGTTTGAGTATAAAAAGAGACTGACTCTGGACCACGAGAAGAGCAAGCTCAGTCTGGCAGAGGTCTATGAGCAGGAGTACATCAAAAAAACACAA GAGAAGAAaacagaggaggaggagaatCCAGCTCATGTGGAAATCCAGAAGCTCATGGACACCCTCTTCCTCAAACTGGACGCTCTGTCCAACTTCCACTTTACACCGAAACCA cacatACCTGAGGTGAAGGTTATCTCCAATCTGCCCTCCATCACCATTGAGGAGGTGGCTCCAGTCAGTGTCAGCGATGGCACTCTGCTGGCTCCTGAAGAAATAAAG GGAAAGAACAAAGCTGGGAACGTTCTCGGTGACTCAGAGAAAACAGCCACTGATAAGAAACGTGACAGAAGAACGAAGAAGAAACTAAAGAGACTGAAGATTCAGGAGAAGGAGAAGAAGatgaagcttaaagaagcagcAAATGATGGAAAGATGAATAAAAAGTCCAAGGCTCAGGTGCAAGAGACTCTCAAGAAACTTACTAAAGGTGGAAAAGCCAAAGTACTCACG GACGACGGGATGGACAAAGCACTGCGCTCGTCCCAAGCTTTCTTCTCTCAACTACAAGACCAAGTCAAGAGTCAGATCAAGGGTTCAAAACATCAAGCTGGCAAAAAGAAGCAAAAAGAGGTTTCTGCCAGCAAGTTAAAGCTGTAG